The Flavobacterium praedii genome window below encodes:
- a CDS encoding type II toxin-antitoxin system RelE/ParE family toxin, which translates to MAKYYLTYKAVDDLTEIWDYTIETWSEMQAEKYYDLLMASCDDLANNPELGRNYDIVTKGILGIKSGEHIIFYSIISMNEIEIARILDGMMDLKSRL; encoded by the coding sequence ATGGCTAAATATTATTTAACATATAAAGCTGTTGATGACTTAACTGAAATTTGGGATTATACAATCGAAACTTGGTCTGAAATGCAAGCTGAAAAGTATTATGATTTACTTATGGCATCATGTGATGATCTAGCAAATAACCCGGAACTTGGTAGAAACTATGATATAGTTACGAAAGGAATTTTAGGTATTAAATCAGGTGAACATATTATCTTCTACTCAATTATATCAATGAACGAAATAGAAATCGCAAGAATTCTTGATGGAATGATGGATTTAAAAAGTAGACTATAA
- the bioB gene encoding biotin synthase BioB has translation MSITKHNWTKEEIISIYNKPMMDLLFEAATIHREHHDPNVVQVSTLVSIKTGGCSEDCGYCPQAARYDTGVEGNNLMSVNQVKDQAIQAKSGGSSRVCMGAAWRNVKDGPEFDQVLEMVRTINKMDMEVCCTLGMITENQAQRLSEAGLYAYNHNLDTSEDYYKEVISTRGFEDRLQTIENVRKTNVTVCSGGIIGMGESIEDRAGMLVALSTLYPQPESTPINALVPVEGTPMENEKPVDIWEMIRMVATTRIVMPETQVRLSAGRMNMSREGQAMCFLAGANSIFAGDKLLTTPNPDVNEDMKMFDLLGLKPQKPFTKVAQRPTVEAVDSQFESLGEKPKWTRPNHTIEKNLEASIKGK, from the coding sequence ATGAGCATCACAAAACACAACTGGACAAAAGAAGAAATTATTTCAATATACAATAAACCAATGATGGATTTGCTTTTTGAAGCAGCAACTATTCATCGCGAACACCATGACCCAAATGTAGTACAGGTTTCTACTTTGGTATCTATAAAAACAGGTGGCTGTTCTGAAGATTGCGGGTATTGCCCACAAGCAGCTCGATATGACACAGGAGTTGAAGGTAATAATTTGATGTCTGTAAATCAAGTTAAAGATCAAGCAATCCAAGCAAAATCAGGAGGTTCGTCCCGTGTGTGCATGGGAGCAGCGTGGAGAAATGTAAAAGATGGACCAGAATTTGACCAAGTTTTAGAAATGGTTCGTACCATTAACAAAATGGATATGGAGGTTTGTTGTACCTTGGGTATGATTACCGAAAATCAAGCACAACGTTTATCAGAAGCCGGTTTATACGCCTATAATCATAATTTGGATACTTCAGAAGATTACTATAAAGAAGTGATTTCAACACGTGGTTTTGAAGATCGTTTACAAACTATAGAAAATGTACGCAAAACTAATGTTACAGTTTGTAGTGGTGGAATTATAGGAATGGGCGAAAGTATCGAGGATAGAGCAGGAATGCTCGTTGCCCTTTCTACTTTATATCCACAACCGGAATCAACACCGATCAATGCATTGGTTCCTGTAGAAGGAACACCAATGGAGAACGAAAAACCAGTAGATATTTGGGAAATGATCCGAATGGTAGCTACTACCAGAATTGTAATGCCAGAAACACAAGTACGTTTATCTGCTGGGAGAATGAATATGAGTCGTGAGGGACAAGCAATGTGTTTCTTAGCTGGAGCCAACTCTATTTTTGCTGGAGACAAATTGTTAACTACACCAAATCCAGACGTAAATGAAGACATGAAGATGTTTGATTTATTGGGATTGAAACCTCAAAAACCTTTTACTAAAGTAGCACAGCGTCCGACAGTTGAAGCCGTAGATTCGCAATTTGAATCACTTGGTGAAAAACCAAAATGGACCCGACCAAATCATACAATTGAGAAAAATTTAGAAGCCTCTATTAAAGGAAAATAA
- a CDS encoding IS110 family transposase: protein MKELKQVVGIDVAQKELVVTLGRMFEDLSIELYAYKVFKNTEKGFVGLSDWVKKVSKAELKVVYVMEATGVYHQKFAYYLDKNSYEVCIVLPNKISNYIRTLDIKTITDKTSSQAIARFGLERKLDLWNRPKSVYKNLQQLTRERNQIVSERVIVKNQLHAEESEAEPNENSLNRIKARIRFLNSQEKEIKKDISAIVRSDENLKKEIDIICTLLGVGELTAVIVLEETNGFELIRNKRQLTSYAGLDIKEKQSGTSIKGKPRISKKGNRSLRKAMHFPALVAVKWDENFRELYARIVSKHGIKMKALVAVQRKILEMIFIVFKNKTTYDKEYENKKQAQKNSVQTQKV from the coding sequence ATGAAAGAATTAAAACAAGTAGTAGGAATTGATGTAGCTCAAAAAGAATTAGTGGTTACTTTAGGTAGAATGTTTGAAGATTTATCAATTGAATTGTATGCTTACAAGGTTTTTAAAAATACCGAGAAAGGATTTGTTGGACTATCAGATTGGGTAAAAAAAGTATCTAAAGCAGAGTTAAAAGTTGTTTACGTAATGGAAGCTACGGGTGTTTATCATCAAAAATTTGCTTACTATTTAGATAAGAATAGTTATGAGGTTTGTATCGTATTACCGAACAAAATAAGCAATTACATCCGAACTTTAGACATTAAAACCATTACTGATAAAACGAGTTCACAAGCTATTGCTCGATTTGGATTGGAACGGAAATTAGATTTATGGAATCGCCCCAAAAGTGTTTATAAAAACTTACAGCAGCTAACCAGAGAACGCAATCAGATTGTTTCAGAGCGAGTTATTGTAAAAAATCAATTGCACGCAGAAGAATCAGAAGCCGAGCCAAATGAGAATAGTTTAAACCGTATAAAGGCAAGAATCAGATTCTTAAACAGTCAGGAAAAAGAGATTAAAAAAGACATTAGTGCTATAGTAAGAAGTGATGAAAATTTAAAAAAAGAAATAGATATCATTTGCACATTGCTAGGAGTTGGAGAGTTAACAGCTGTAATTGTTTTGGAAGAAACTAATGGTTTTGAACTGATAAGGAATAAAAGACAATTAACAAGTTATGCAGGTTTAGATATAAAAGAAAAGCAATCGGGTACATCAATAAAAGGAAAACCTCGAATTTCAAAAAAAGGAAATAGAAGTTTGAGAAAAGCGATGCACTTTCCAGCATTGGTAGCTGTAAAATGGGATGAAAATTTCAGAGAATTATATGCCAGAATAGTATCAAAACACGGCATAAAAATGAAAGCCTTGGTAGCTGTTCAAAGAAAAATACTAGAAATGATTTTTATTGTATTCAAAAACAAAACCACATACGACAAAGAATATGAAAACAAAAAACAAGCACAAAAAAATAGTGTGCAAACACAAAAGGTTTAA
- a CDS encoding T9SS sorting signal type C domain-containing protein yields the protein MDNLVNKNTASLKLVVILFLLFFVQLHGYSQCSFGGSQSGSTSNICYNTEFSNNVFGSVQFTGVGVGNYVAVKVISGLKYNIIASGNPGFTKRITLFNASNTATNVGTASGSGNNDATVSPWTATFTGDLLVRYTNDNNCSTTSGTAGTITVQYAGGSNNLDSQTAAGTNSWIGHVYNFSNSVPIATAGPIDTDAFASYIGYFNQANTVSGSTISFNNSYVGGDTCIPVTAAGTTQTVRTETFSVRYRMQTTPATYPAGCYFVNITGDDGVRLYIDGALVFDAWRQQSSTDYNNVLVYLNGNSQLVFDYYEKNGSNVSNFTIFPAATTINSLNTVTPTGPITRCASTSTLLTGAVVATQGNNTIAPVQYQWQSSTDNNTWADISGATAKDYTVQGTSPSVATQIFYRRNVRGSTVNSAACVYSSNVVAIITDSTVALTVPTSTAGTNIGCSSFTANWNTVDSATSYILDVSTSPAFSSFVGVYSGLNVGFVTSYNVTGLSVGTYYYRVRANSSCPVITSGNSSNQLVAILSPPTATIGGTTTVCLNATSPNVTFTNPQSLPITITYTFNGGTNTTINVGANTTATIPVLTATAGTFVYNLVSAVYQSAPTCSSVLSGLATVTVNTPFSITPNKVDETCPASNNGTITPTLSGGLTNVRYLKLTQKYVNADAWQQVAEIEAFEIFTGTNVALASNGASATSSSNYLNDIPNIGPQKAIDGNNSGISNYWHSGTPNINEWIKVDLQSGKNIDFIKIYNRLDCCQQRGQNMLLELFDVSNNLLYSKTIDLYQSGANVPVNVNVLDVSWTDNATTLSRTALDSGTYTLNSVDAVGCSDSLPINITSISPNASIASVSGISNLCVTETTTYAINTVVLGGGTGAWSSSDTAVATVNTIGLVTGVSAGTTNIIYTITGGCGGSVSAQQAVQVNSTPVAPVLNNVVLNCGDISANATWTPIPNIANYRFDVSTDPLFLTFIPGYQNISVSPSLNPTESVIVNGLTPGVTYYARARAVSSCGTPSLNSNTATISVPITTTTDGGLTWDNLAPNNTKKAVFAIGSSSSVTMVTPINACSVQINPGVNVVVGTPVGSAGYLVDKNSNAILHIENGLTVDPSSTLTFENNSSLIQVNDNAVNNGKIIYRRNSTAMKNFDYTYWSSPVTGQTAKLLSPNTLADKYYRYDCNADNWTFDDGMMKPGVGYIIRVPKPNFWPIPTAPTYIQSVQFEGTPNNKILPLAVGPIGHGNLIGNPYPSAMSADDFMAANSNELDGTIYLWTHNTVITNNQYSSSDFAAYNGVGGTNTMGNYIDNNNNGKFDAGDVRQDINKPDGNIAAGQSFFVNSLPGLGSDGFVTFDNKMRVDDSGKNAQFYRGTKSKSSSKEKNRVWLNLTNKQGAFKQMLVGYVSGATLGLDKAFDGVSFDGNDYIDFYSVNENMNLVIQGRPVPFVNTDKVPLGYKTNVDGNFTISIDQVDGVLVNQDVYIEDTESHLIQNLKQGPYTFTTLKGTFNNRFILRYTDNIVVVVPPVVVDPPVVVVPPVVVDPPVVVVPPVVVDPPVVVVPPVVVDPPVVVDPPVVVDPPIVVDPPVVVVPPVVVDPPVVVVPPVVVDPPIVVVPPVVIDPPVVVVPPVVVDPPIVVVPPVVIDPPVVVVPPVVVDPPVVVDPSSPNLENPSFTKVEKALVVSVKDHQIKINSFEMTMAKVMVYDLRGRLLYQNNAVNSNEFIVPDLNASDQFLIVMTQLIEGKWVTKEIIYKN from the coding sequence TTGGATAATCTAGTAAATAAAAATACTGCTTCATTGAAGTTAGTAGTTATTTTATTTTTACTATTTTTTGTTCAATTGCATGGTTATAGTCAATGTTCTTTTGGCGGTTCTCAGTCTGGAAGCACAAGTAATATTTGTTATAATACAGAATTTAGTAACAATGTTTTTGGATCAGTTCAATTTACGGGTGTAGGGGTAGGAAACTACGTCGCCGTGAAAGTGATAAGTGGACTTAAATATAACATCATTGCATCTGGGAATCCCGGTTTTACAAAAAGGATAACACTTTTTAATGCAAGTAATACTGCTACAAATGTTGGGACAGCCTCTGGCTCCGGTAATAATGATGCTACGGTTTCACCCTGGACAGCAACTTTTACTGGGGATTTATTAGTGAGGTACACTAATGATAATAATTGTTCGACAACTTCTGGAACTGCTGGAACAATAACAGTACAATATGCAGGAGGCAGTAACAACCTAGATTCTCAAACAGCTGCAGGTACCAATTCATGGATAGGTCATGTGTATAATTTTTCAAACAGTGTTCCCATTGCTACAGCTGGTCCTATTGACACTGATGCTTTTGCTTCTTATATAGGCTATTTTAACCAAGCCAATACGGTTTCGGGATCTACCATTTCATTTAATAATAGTTATGTAGGGGGTGATACTTGCATTCCTGTTACAGCGGCTGGAACTACTCAAACTGTTCGTACAGAAACATTCTCGGTTCGTTACCGAATGCAAACTACACCGGCTACCTATCCTGCGGGTTGCTATTTTGTAAACATAACAGGAGATGATGGGGTTCGATTGTATATTGATGGCGCATTGGTTTTTGACGCATGGAGGCAGCAATCCTCTACAGATTATAATAACGTATTGGTTTATTTAAATGGCAACAGTCAATTGGTTTTTGATTATTACGAAAAGAACGGATCTAACGTTTCAAATTTCACTATTTTCCCGGCGGCTACTACCATAAATAGTTTAAATACGGTCACGCCAACAGGACCTATTACAAGATGTGCATCTACATCGACACTTTTAACGGGTGCTGTAGTAGCTACGCAAGGTAATAATACAATTGCACCTGTTCAATACCAATGGCAGTCTTCAACGGATAATAATACTTGGGCGGATATATCTGGTGCTACTGCAAAAGATTATACGGTTCAAGGAACTTCACCTAGTGTAGCTACTCAAATATTTTATAGAAGAAACGTTAGAGGTTCAACAGTAAATTCTGCGGCATGTGTATATAGTTCGAATGTTGTGGCTATAATAACAGATTCAACAGTTGCTTTAACCGTTCCAACATCAACAGCTGGAACGAATATTGGTTGTTCTAGTTTTACGGCAAATTGGAATACAGTTGATTCTGCCACAAGTTATATATTGGATGTGTCAACAAGTCCAGCTTTTTCGAGTTTTGTAGGAGTCTATAGTGGTTTAAATGTTGGTTTTGTAACGTCCTATAATGTTACGGGATTAAGTGTTGGTACTTATTATTATCGAGTACGTGCTAATAGTTCGTGTCCTGTAATAACTAGTGGAAATTCATCGAATCAGCTAGTCGCCATTTTATCACCTCCTACTGCTACTATTGGTGGTACTACAACGGTTTGTTTAAATGCAACTTCCCCAAATGTGACTTTTACAAATCCACAAAGTTTACCTATTACGATTACTTATACATTTAATGGAGGCACAAATACTACTATAAATGTAGGAGCTAATACTACAGCAACAATTCCAGTATTAACTGCTACTGCAGGTACTTTTGTGTACAATTTGGTTAGTGCAGTATATCAATCAGCTCCTACTTGTTCAAGTGTTTTGTCTGGTTTGGCAACGGTAACTGTAAATACTCCATTTTCTATTACTCCAAATAAGGTTGATGAAACGTGTCCGGCATCTAATAATGGAACCATCACCCCTACACTTTCTGGAGGGCTTACTAATGTTCGTTATTTAAAATTAACTCAAAAATATGTCAATGCAGATGCTTGGCAACAGGTAGCAGAGATAGAGGCGTTTGAAATTTTTACTGGAACCAACGTGGCATTGGCTTCTAATGGTGCTTCTGCTACTTCAAGTTCAAATTATTTAAATGATATACCAAATATTGGGCCACAAAAAGCAATTGATGGGAATAATTCTGGAATCAGTAATTATTGGCACAGTGGAACTCCAAATATCAATGAATGGATAAAAGTAGACCTTCAATCAGGAAAAAACATAGATTTTATAAAAATTTACAATCGTTTGGATTGTTGCCAACAGAGAGGGCAAAACATGTTGTTAGAACTTTTCGACGTATCCAATAATCTACTATATTCAAAGACAATTGATTTGTATCAATCTGGTGCAAATGTGCCCGTAAATGTTAACGTTTTGGATGTTTCTTGGACAGATAATGCAACAACATTGAGTCGTACTGCTTTGGATTCTGGAACTTATACATTAAATAGTGTTGATGCAGTAGGATGTTCTGATAGTTTACCGATAAATATTACATCAATTAGTCCAAATGCAAGCATTGCTTCAGTATCGGGTATAAGTAATTTATGTGTTACTGAAACTACAACTTATGCTATAAATACAGTAGTTTTAGGCGGAGGTACAGGAGCTTGGAGTAGTAGTGATACTGCAGTAGCTACTGTGAATACTATTGGACTGGTAACAGGAGTTTCGGCAGGAACTACTAATATTATTTACACAATTACTGGAGGTTGTGGAGGATCTGTATCTGCACAACAAGCGGTACAAGTTAATTCTACACCAGTTGCGCCAGTTCTAAATAATGTTGTATTAAATTGTGGTGATATCTCGGCTAATGCTACATGGACACCTATTCCAAATATTGCCAATTATCGTTTTGATGTTTCTACAGATCCACTATTTTTAACTTTTATACCAGGTTATCAAAATATTTCGGTATCACCTTCATTAAATCCTACTGAATCGGTAATTGTAAACGGATTGACACCGGGAGTTACTTATTATGCTAGAGCTAGAGCAGTAAGTAGTTGCGGTACACCAAGTTTGAATTCTAATACTGCAACTATTTCTGTGCCGATTACTACAACGACAGATGGTGGTTTAACTTGGGATAATTTGGCTCCGAATAATACTAAAAAAGCTGTCTTTGCAATTGGTTCATCAAGCAGTGTAACAATGGTAACTCCAATAAACGCTTGTTCTGTTCAAATCAATCCAGGTGTAAATGTGGTAGTGGGAACTCCAGTGGGAAGCGCAGGATATTTAGTAGATAAAAATTCAAATGCTATTTTGCATATTGAAAATGGATTAACAGTTGATCCATCTAGTACTTTAACTTTTGAGAATAATTCAAGTTTAATTCAGGTGAATGATAATGCCGTAAATAATGGAAAGATAATTTACAGGCGAAATTCGACAGCAATGAAGAATTTTGATTATACCTATTGGTCTTCACCAGTAACTGGTCAAACAGCTAAACTATTGTCTCCAAATACGCTTGCTGATAAATATTATAGGTATGACTGTAATGCAGATAACTGGACTTTTGATGATGGAATGATGAAACCTGGAGTTGGATATATCATTCGTGTTCCAAAACCTAATTTTTGGCCTATACCTACTGCTCCTACTTATATTCAGTCTGTCCAATTTGAAGGAACTCCAAATAATAAAATTTTGCCTTTAGCAGTTGGTCCAATCGGTCATGGTAATTTAATTGGTAACCCATATCCTTCAGCTATGAGTGCAGATGATTTTATGGCTGCTAATAGTAATGAACTTGATGGTACTATTTATCTTTGGACACACAACACAGTAATTACGAACAATCAATATTCGTCATCTGATTTTGCTGCTTATAATGGGGTTGGTGGTACCAATACGATGGGTAATTATATCGATAATAATAATAATGGAAAATTTGATGCTGGCGATGTACGGCAAGATATCAATAAACCTGATGGTAATATTGCTGCGGGTCAATCATTTTTTGTGAATTCATTACCAGGTCTTGGTTCTGATGGATTTGTTACTTTTGATAATAAAATGCGAGTTGATGATTCGGGTAAAAATGCACAATTCTATAGAGGTACCAAATCGAAAAGTAGTTCTAAAGAAAAAAACCGTGTTTGGCTGAATTTGACTAATAAACAAGGGGCATTCAAACAAATGTTAGTGGGATATGTATCAGGAGCAACTCTTGGTCTTGATAAAGCGTTTGATGGAGTGAGTTTTGATGGAAATGATTATATTGATTTTTATAGTGTAAATGAAAACATGAATTTAGTTATTCAAGGGCGTCCAGTACCGTTCGTAAATACGGATAAAGTGCCTTTGGGTTATAAAACAAACGTGGATGGTAATTTTACAATAAGTATTGATCAAGTAGACGGTGTTTTAGTGAATCAAGACGTTTACATTGAAGATACAGAAAGTCATTTAATTCAGAACTTAAAACAAGGTCCCTATACATTTACTACGCTTAAAGGAACTTTTAATAATCGATTTATATTGCGATATACTGATAATATTGTTGTAGTTGTTCCACCAGTAGTAGTAGACCCACCGGTTGTAGTTGTTCCACCAGTAGTGGTAGATCCTCCAGTTGTAGTTGTTCCACCAGTAGTGGTAGATCCACCGGTTGTAGTTGTTCCGCCAGTTGTAGTTGATCCACCTGTAGTTGTAGATCCACCAGTTGTAGTTGATCCTCCTATAGTTGTAGATCCACCAGTTGTAGTTGTTCCGCCAGTAGTGGTAGATCCACCGGTTGTAGTTGTTCCACCAGTAGTGGTAGACCCACCGATTGTTGTTGTACCACCAGTAGTGATAGATCCTCCAGTTGTAGTTGTACCACCAGTAGTGGTAGATCCTCCAATTGTAGTAGTTCCACCAGTAGTGATAGATCCTCCAGTTGTAGTAGTTCCACCAGTAGTGGTTGATCCACCAGTTGTAGTTGATCCTTCAAGTCCAAATCTAGAGAACCCATCGTTTACTAAAGTTGAAAAAGCATTAGTTGTGTCTGTTAAGGATCATCAAATTAAAATTAATTCTTTTGAAATGACTATGGCTAAGGTTATGGTATATGATCTAAGAGGAAGATTATTATATCAAAATAATGCTGTGAATAGTAATGAGTTTATTGTGCCAGACTTAAATGCTAGTGATCAGTTTTTAATTGTTATGACCCAATTAATCGAAGGAAAATGGGTAACAAAGGAGATTATTTATAAAAATTAG
- a CDS encoding type II toxin-antitoxin system ParD family antitoxin, whose amino-acid sequence MGRNTSISLGNHFESFIEHSVNDGRFNNASEVVRAGLRLLEDEENKIVALRKAIKDGIESGRAVDFDAKKHLNVLKARKISNG is encoded by the coding sequence ATGGGACGAAATACTTCTATATCGCTCGGTAATCATTTCGAAAGTTTTATCGAACACAGTGTAAATGATGGGAGATTCAATAACGCAAGCGAAGTTGTCAGAGCTGGTCTTCGTCTTTTAGAAGATGAGGAAAATAAAATTGTAGCTTTAAGAAAAGCGATTAAAGATGGAATTGAAAGTGGTCGGGCAGTAGATTTTGATGCTAAAAAACATCTTAACGTTTTAAAAGCAAGAAAAATATCAAATGGCTAA
- a CDS encoding bifunctional riboflavin kinase/FAD synthetase: MKIFHSINDFHIGSGENIKKTILTLGTFDGVHFGHKKILEKLTQSTENDKYESLVLTFFPHPRMVLQEDSDIKLLNTLEEKIALLDKIGIQNLVIHPFDENFSRLTAEEFVKNILVDQFHIHKIIIGHDHRFGRNRTANIKDLIAFGKEYDFEVEEISAQEINEVSVSSTKIRQALDDGNVALANKYLGYDYSLTGIVTKGKQLGRTIGFPTANLKLEENFKLIPKNGVYIVKSTINSRIVLGMMNIGFNPTVEGNKQTIEINFFDFDENLYGQKITVSILERIRSEQKFDSIALLSAQLQKDKKTALAYFENQ, translated from the coding sequence TTTTTCATTCTATAAACGATTTCCACATTGGTTCTGGAGAAAACATAAAAAAGACAATCCTTACACTAGGTACCTTTGACGGTGTTCATTTTGGACATAAAAAAATACTGGAAAAACTAACTCAAAGTACAGAAAACGATAAATACGAAAGTTTAGTACTGACTTTTTTTCCGCATCCCAGAATGGTTTTACAAGAAGACTCCGATATAAAACTTCTCAATACCCTAGAAGAAAAAATCGCCTTATTGGATAAGATAGGAATTCAAAATCTAGTCATTCATCCTTTTGATGAAAATTTTTCAAGATTGACTGCTGAAGAATTTGTGAAAAATATACTAGTTGATCAATTTCATATTCATAAAATAATAATTGGACACGACCACCGATTTGGTCGCAACAGAACTGCCAATATTAAAGATTTAATTGCCTTTGGAAAAGAATATGATTTTGAAGTTGAAGAAATATCAGCACAAGAAATAAATGAAGTCTCCGTTAGTTCTACAAAAATACGTCAGGCACTTGACGATGGTAATGTAGCTCTGGCCAATAAATATTTAGGCTATGATTATTCACTAACTGGTATTGTAACTAAGGGTAAACAATTGGGGAGAACTATTGGTTTTCCTACCGCCAATTTAAAATTAGAAGAAAATTTTAAGCTCATTCCTAAAAATGGTGTTTATATAGTTAAGAGTACTATCAACTCCAGAATAGTTTTGGGAATGATGAATATTGGATTTAACCCTACAGTTGAAGGAAATAAGCAAACAATCGAAATTAATTTTTTCGATTTTGATGAAAATTTATACGGTCAAAAAATAACCGTTTCCATACTAGAAAGAATACGATCGGAACAAAAATTTGACTCCATAGCGCTTCTTTCAGCGCAATTGCAAAAGGACAAAAAAACGGCTTTGGCCTATTTTGAAAATCAATAA
- a CDS encoding IS982 family transposase: protein MLCKDKIISIFCLIDDILKGINHIEDVRRQVSDSEIIVTAIVSSTSFYGNHSSAIKFMKQYGFIPNMLDKSRFNRLLHKIGTLLYELFEIVSSYYKDFCCEMHYIIDSFPVAVCNNMRIANCKILKEKKWRGYTASMRNYFYGVKVQLLTTKDGIPIAFHFTPGKTGDAKALGKMIDKLPAEASLYGDSAYTDYGLEDFAIERKCVFLKIQRKSNAKRIDTLEQKNEKLKMRKRVETAISDIKKMFPRTIHAVTLEGFLIKLTLFVFGLQLNKSIN from the coding sequence ATGCTTTGTAAAGACAAAATTATATCAATTTTTTGTTTAATAGATGATATTTTAAAAGGAATTAATCACATAGAAGATGTAAGAAGACAAGTTAGCGATAGCGAAATTATCGTTACTGCCATTGTTTCTTCAACAAGTTTTTATGGTAATCATTCCTCGGCTATTAAGTTTATGAAGCAATATGGATTCATACCCAATATGTTGGATAAAAGTAGATTCAACAGGTTATTGCATAAAATAGGTACACTTCTATATGAGTTATTTGAGATTGTAAGTTCTTATTATAAAGACTTTTGCTGTGAAATGCATTACATTATAGATTCTTTTCCAGTTGCCGTATGCAACAATATGCGCATTGCAAACTGCAAGATTCTTAAAGAAAAAAAGTGGAGAGGTTATACTGCCAGCATGCGAAATTATTTTTATGGGGTTAAGGTACAATTACTCACTACAAAAGATGGAATTCCTATAGCTTTTCATTTTACACCAGGAAAAACTGGTGATGCAAAAGCATTGGGCAAAATGATTGATAAATTACCTGCAGAAGCCTCATTATATGGCGATAGTGCCTATACCGATTATGGGTTAGAAGATTTTGCTATAGAGAGAAAATGCGTCTTTTTAAAGATTCAACGCAAGTCAAATGCTAAGAGGATAGATACATTGGAACAAAAAAATGAAAAACTAAAAATGAGGAAAAGAGTAGAAACAGCAATAAGTGACATCAAGAAAATGTTTCCAAGAACAATACACGCAGTAACCTTAGAGGGATTTCTAATAAAGTTAACTCTGTTTGTCTTTGGACTACAATTAAATAAATCGATTAACTAG
- a CDS encoding regulatory protein RecX encodes MKEVYSLKEAKLKIEHFCAYQERCHEEVVSKLWSMKLDQNEIDEVIVHLIEHNFLNEARFACSFARGKHRIKHWGKIRITNELKMRKINKTLINLALKEITPEEYLETFENLAERNWKSISETNALKKRKKFCDYMLRRGFESNLIYDKVRELENGNTD; translated from the coding sequence ATGAAAGAAGTCTATTCCCTCAAAGAAGCAAAATTAAAAATAGAGCATTTTTGTGCTTATCAAGAACGGTGTCACGAAGAAGTGGTTTCGAAATTATGGAGTATGAAATTGGACCAAAATGAAATAGACGAAGTTATTGTACATCTTATTGAACACAATTTTCTGAACGAAGCTCGATTTGCCTGTAGTTTTGCAAGAGGAAAACACCGCATCAAACATTGGGGAAAAATAAGGATTACCAATGAATTGAAGATGCGAAAAATCAATAAAACCCTGATTAACTTGGCATTAAAAGAAATTACACCTGAAGAATATTTGGAAACATTTGAGAACCTAGCCGAAAGAAATTGGAAATCCATTTCAGAAACTAATGCCCTCAAAAAGCGAAAGAAATTTTGCGATTATATGCTACGCCGTGGTTTTGAGAGTAACTTGATTTATGATAAAGTACGGGAGTTGGAGAATGGGAATACCGATTAA